The genomic interval TGACGCCGGCGCCAAGGGCTGTCTCAGCCCAAAATCGTTCTACCACAGTTTGGGCCCCTCAACCGGCCGCCGGCCGGCGTGGTTACCCATTGGCAAGAGCCACGGGACGGGTTTTTGCGCTGATTTCAGCGGTTGAACAGTTGCCGCAGCAGGTCGTTCATGGGCTGGCTGTCCTGTTGCGCCAGCGGTGGCTCGGCTTGGGTGGGGGCTTGAACGGGGGCTTGGGTGGGCGGTGCGGGCGAGGCCTGCGGCTCGGGCGCAGTCGGGGTGGCCGGCATGCCGCGGCTGCGGCTCGTACCGGTGCTGGGGCTGGTGCCGGGGCTCGTGCCCGGGGCAGCGCCGCCTTGTCCTGAGAGGCCCTGCTGGATCAGATTGCCGATCGCCTCGCCAAGCGGCCCGCCGAGCGGATTGTTCTGCGCCGGCTGTTGCGGCTGCCCTTGCGAATTGGTGGAGGGGGCGGTGCTGGTGGTACCTCCGGGCGCGTTGCCGCCAAGCCCGAGGCTGCCCAAGATATTGCCGAGGCCTCCGCCGTCGGGGCCGAACAGGCCCTTGCCCATCTCGCGAAGCTTTGCGTAGGCCGCGTCGGGATTGTCGAGCATGCCCGCCATATCCGGATAGATGCGCGGCTGCGACCAGGAGCCGTCGATCATCACGGGAATGCCAAAACCGACCGGATTGAGCGTGGAGCCCTGGCCCTGGGTCGTCATCACCAGTTTCGGCTCGACGCGAAACGCCATCAGCTTGGTGCCGAGGTCGATCGTGCCCACGCCGGTGACGCGCACCAGCGGTCCGACCAGATTGAGATCGGTCGTCACCGCCTGGCCCTTGTCGATGCGGAAGGAAGCGGAGAGCTGGGTGAGGTCGGTGCTCTGTTCCTGGCTGTCCTGCCAGCCCGAGAGCGTGCCTGAGGTCAGCGAGCGGATCATCTGCGCGACGTTGATGCCGCGGATGGCGCCGTCCTGGAAATTGGCGAACACCGTGCCCTGCATGTTCGCCATCAGGGCGCGCTGGCTGATGCCGGCGGAGCGCACCGCGATCTTCGCCTGCAGCTTGCCGTCGAGCCGGTCGAAATCGGCAAGCCCCTTCAGAAGCGGCAACGCGCGCACGCCGACGATGTCGGAATGCATGGCAAAGCTCGGTGCGCCGCTGGTCGCGTCCAGAATCACTTCGCCGGAGACCTGGCCGTCATAGGCACCGAGATTGGCCGTACCGGCCTTCAGCACGCCGCCGGCCAGCTTGACGTCGAGCGCCAGCGGCGCGAAGCGCGCCTCGCCGACGGTGGCTTCGCTGGCCGAGATCCGCACCTGCGCATCGACATAGTTGAGGCCGGAGACGTTGATCGGCTTGTCGCTCCAGGGCTGTGAGGGCGCACCGCTCGCCGGCTTCGCCAGTGGAATATCGAGTTGCTGGAAGGCGAGGTCGAGCTTCACCAGCGGCTTGCTTGCGATGTCGACCGAAGCCCAGCCGTTGAAGGCGCCGTTGCCGAGCGCGCCAGTGAGGCTGTTGATCATCACCAGCGGTCCGTTGAGCCGCACCTCGGCGTGGCCGGCGAGCTGCGATCGCAGCAGATCGGGCATGTCGATCGCAAAGTCGAGCGGGATCGATTGCCTCTCGATCGGCGGTGCCGGCGTCGTCGCCTTGATGTCGAACTTGACCGGGTAGTCGCCGGCGCGCGCCGTGCCCTTGAAGTTCACCTTGCGGTCGGCGCCGATGGTGGCGTCGGCATTGATGGCACTGAGGCGGTTCTCGATGCGGTCGCGCACGGCGGCGAACGCCACTTCGCCATCGCTGATCCGGATGCGATCGATGGTCGCGCCGCCGGCGTCCAGCGGCATTGCCGGCTTCGATGCGGTCGCATTCGGCAGGCGCTCGCGCAGCAGCTGCTGGTAGAGCACGGGATGGGTAATCACCAGCTCGCTGATCTTCGGCCGGCCCGACCAGGCGCTCGACAGCGACATGTCGGCCTGCACGCTCTCGACCGTCAGGCGGCTGATGCCGCTGCGATCCTTCGGGTCCTGCAGCGTGAGATCGTTCAGCGTCACGTTCAGCGTCGGCCACAGGCTGATCTTGGTCGTGCCCGCGATCGTCAGGCGATAGCCGGTCGCGCTCTCGACCTTTGAGGCGATCGCCGAGTTCAGGAAGCCCGAAGGGATTCCGACCATCAGGACGAGCGCGATGACGATGATGACCGCGGCGATCGTAGCGCCGGCGAATTTCACAACTCTCATGTCGACTTTCCAAAAACGGAGTGCGGCGTCGAACCCGGCAAGGTGCCACACCCGCCCGTTGCCCATCAGCTTATCCCGGGAGGGGAAACCGCTCCAAGCCGCCAAAAATAATCCGGGGGTGCTGCAAAGTTATGTGACTTATGACACACTTCTTCCCGCGGGTTTTCCGCGATTCTGATCGCGATGGTTCCCAAGGGTATAGCCAAAGGAAGTGTCGCTGGAAGCGCAAAGGGAATTGCAATGAGCAAACAGGCCGAATTTGCGGTCATTCTGAAGATGAACCCGATGTTCGCGGATCTCGGCGCGGACGAATTGCAGCGGCTGTCCAACCTCTGCCACACCCAGCATCTGGCGAATGGCGAGGTGCTGTTCCAGAAGGGTGACCCCGGCGATGCGCTGTTCGGCGTCCGCCGCGGCCAGATCCGGATCGAGACCGGCGCCTCCGACGGCAGCCGGCTGACGCTGAACTTCATGGGGCCGGGCGACCTGTTCGGCGAGGTCGCGGTGTTGGACGGGCAGAACCGCACCGCGGATGCGACCGCGGGCGAGGCCAGCGAATTGTTCGTGCTGCGGCGCGAGGATTTTCTCGCCTTCCTCGAGCGCGAACCGAAGGTCGCGATCAAAATCATCATGCTGCTCTGCCAGCGCATCCGCTGGCAGAGCGAGCGCATGGAGGAATCCATGCTGCAGCCCCTGCCGGTGCGGCTGGCCCGGAGGCTTTGTGCGCTCGCGGCCGATTACGGCTCCGAGGTGCATATCTCGCAGGAGCAGCTCGGCGTCTTCGTCGGCGCGGCCCGCGAGAGTGTCAACCGCCAGCTTCAGTCCTGGCGCAAGGAGGCGATCCTCGACCTCCAGCGCGGGCGGATATTGCTGAAGAACATGACCAAGCTGACGTCGATCGCGCGGAACGAGTAGGAGCCGCTAGCTCCTACTCCGCCGCCGGGTGGACGAGGCCCTTCGGCGCGGGCGTCGCGGCTGTTGGCGCCGACCCGGCCGGTGCAGCATGCGCCGTGTCGTGGTCGGCATCCGCGCTGGGCACGATCAGCCGCTTGCCGAAACGCCAGATCAGCGCGCCCAGATCGTCCATCACCATGAACATCGCGGGCACGAAGACCAGCGACAGCACGGTCGAGAACAGGAGGCCGCCGATTACCGCGAGCGCCATCGGCGAGCGGAACTCGCCGCCGGCGCCGACCGCCAGCGCGCTCGGCATCATGCCGGCCGCCATCGCGATCGTCGTCATCACGATCGGGCGCGCGCGCTTCATGCCGGCGTCGATCATCGCCTCCTCGCGCCGCTTGCCGGCATGGATCGCCTCGATGGCGAATTCCACCAGCATGATCGCGTTCTTGGTGACGATGCCCATCAGCATCAAAATGCCGATCCACACCGGGGTGGTGAGCTGCTTGCCTGTCACCAGCAGCGCGGCGATGGCGCCGCCGATCGACAGCGGCAGCGAGAACAGGATGGTGATCGGCTGCAGGAAGGTGCCGAACAGCAGCACCAGCACGGCATAGACCATCATCAGGCCCGCGGTGATCGCAGTGGCAAAGCCCTCCGACAGTTCGTTGAGGCTCTCGGCGTCGCCGGACGGCGAGACCCTCACGCCCTTCGGCAGGCTCTTCATGACCGGCAGTTCGTAGATCTTCTTGGTGGCATCGCCGAGCGCCGCGGAGCCGACGAGGTCGGCGGCGACGGTGGCTTGCCGCTCGCGATCGTAGCGGCTGATGCTGGTCGGGCCCTGGTCGAGCTTGACGTCGGCGATGACCGAGAGCGGCACGCCGCCCTTCTCGCCGTGCTCGCCGAGCGGCACGCGCAACTGCTCGATCGTCTTCAGATTGCCGCGCGCGGCGTCCTCGAGCTGGACGCGGATCGGCACCAGGCGGTCGCCGACGTCGAACTTTGCAAGCGCCGGACCGACGTCGCCGATGGTCGCGACGCGGATGGTCTGCGACAGGCCTTCGGTCGAGACGCCGAGCCGCGCGGCGAGATCGGCGCGCGGCTGGATGCGCAGCTCGGGCCGCTCCAGCGCGGTTTCCGAGATCACGTTGGAGATGGTCGGAATCCGCTTCATCTGCGTCGCGAGCTCGCTGGCGACGTTGTTGACGATGTTGGCGTCCACACCGGTCACGACCAGCGAGATTGCGCGCAGGCCGTTCTCGTCGAGGAACCAGAAACGGATGTCGGGGACGTTCTCCAGCTCCTGGCTGATCGAGAATTCGAGCTCGCGCTGGGTGATCTTGCGGTCGTGCTTCGGCGTGTAGTTGATGATCAGGGCGGCGCGGCGCACCTCCTGCGTCCCGGGCGGGACGCGGCCGCCGTCGACGAAGATGCTTTTCACCTCGGAGCGCTTGCGCAGTTGCGCGACGATGTCCTCGGTGACCTTTTCGGTGTAGGCGAGCTGGGTGCCGGGCGGCAGCTCGATCGCAAGCAGCGAGCGCGCGCTGTCCTGCGCCGGCAGGAAGCCCTGCGGCAGCAGCGTGATGCTCCAGATCGAGGCGGCGAAGACGCCGAGGCCGATCAGCACGGTGATGAAATAGTGCCTGACCGACCACGCCACGATGCGGTGGTAGGTCCGCAGCACGCGGCCCGGCGGCGGCTCCTCATGCGTATGGTGTTTGAGGAAATAGGCCGCCAGCACCGGTGTGACGAACCGCGCCGCGAGCAGCGAGAAGAACACCTGCACCGACACCGTGATGCCGAACTGCTTGAAGAACTGTCCGGCAATGCCCGACATGAAGCTCGCGGGCGCGAAGATCGCGATGATGGTCAGCGAGATCGCGATCACAGCAAGGCCGATTTCGTCGGCGGCCTCGAGCGCAGCACGGTAGGGCGATTTGCCCATGTTCATGTGCCGCACGATATTCTCGATCTCGACGATGGCATCGTCGACCAGGATGCCTGTCGATAGCGTGATGGCGAGGAAGCTGACGAGGTTGAGCGAGAAGCCGAGGAGGTCCATCGCCCAGAAGGCCGGGAAGATCGACAGCGGCAGCGAGATCGCAGCGATGATGGTGGCGCGCAAATCGCGCAGGAACAACAGCACGATCACGACCGCGAGGATGGCGCCCTCGAACAGGGTCGAGATCGCCGCTTCGTAATTGCCCTTGGTGTATTCGACCGAGGTGTCGATCAGCTTCAGGTCGACGTCGGGATAGGCCGCCTTCAGCGCATCGATGCGCTTCTGCACGGCGGCCGCGACCACCACGTCGCTGGCGCCCTTGGAGCGCTTGATGCCGAGCGCGACCACCGGCTCGCCGTTGAAGCGGGCGAAGGTGCGGCGGTCCGCGATGGTGTCGGTGACGGTGCCGAGGTCGTCGAGCCGCACCTCGCCGCCGCCGAACAGCGGGATCATGGTGCCGGCGAGGTCGCTCAGCGTCTTGGCGCCGGCCAGCGTCCGGATCGCCTGGTCGTTCTTGCCGATTTCGGCGCGGCCGCCGGCGACGTCGACATTGGTGCCGCGCAGGCTCTGGCTGACATTGACGGCGGTCAGCCCCATCGCCTGCAGCCGATCCGGATCGAGCGAGACCAGAATCTCGCGCTCGACACCGCCGATGCGCTCGACCTGGGCAACGCCGCGCACGCCCTGCAGCGCGCGCTTGACCACGTCGTCGACGAAGTAGGAGAGCTGCTCCGGCGTCTTGCCGGGCGAGATCGCGGCGTAGGTGACGATCGGCAGGCCGATCACGTCGACGCGCTGGATCAGCGGCTCGGTGACGTTCTGCGGCAGGTTGGAGCGCACGCGCGTGACGGCGTCCTTGACGTCGTTGAGCGCGCGATCGGTGTTGGTCTCGAGCGCGAACTGGATCGTGGTCAGCGACAGACCGTCTGTTATCGACGAGGTGATGTGCCGGACGCCTTCGACGCCGGAGACCGCGTCTTCGATGGTCTTGGTGACCTGGGATTCAAGCTCCGCAGGCGCGGCGCCGAATTGCGAGACCGCAACCGAGATCACGGGGATGTCGGCCGAGGGCAGCCGCGTCACCGCGAGCTTGGTGAAGGAGACCCAGCCGAGGATCAGCAGGATGATTGAAAAGACGACGGAAGGCAGGGGATTGCGGATCGACCATGCCGAGATATTGAGAGCCATCAGCGTACCCGCGATCGATCGATTTCATCGGCGAAGACAGTCTTGATCTGGTCGCCATCGTGCAGCGAAGAGCCGGCATCGGCCACGACGATTTCGCCGACGTCGAGCCCTTCCAGGATTTCCGTTGAGCTGTCAGACGTCAGCCCGACCCGCACCCGGCGCGTCTCGACCGTGTTTCCTTTGACCACCTGGATGGTGAGATGGTCAATGGCGGTCTTGGGAACCGCGACGCCGCAGCTCCGCTTGGCGTCGATCGAGGCGCGGGCGAACATGCCGACCTTCAACGAGGGATTGTTGGTGACCGTGATCCGCACGCGGCCGAGCTGCGTCGAGCGGTCGATCTCCGGCGAAACCAGCCGCACTCGCCCGATCAGATCGGGCGCGTCGTCACGGCTGATGCGGACGGTCGCGCCGGTATTGAGCTTGGACATGTGAACCGCCGGCACCTGCGCATCGAGCTCGATCTCGTTGTTGACGGCGATGCGGAACATCGGGCCGGCCTGCGGCGAGGCAGGAGCGCCGACGATGGTCCGGACTTCGGTGATGAGCCCGGGAGCCGAGGCTTTCAGCGAGATCGGACCCTGCGGGCCCGGCCGCTGCGGCTGTCCCGGCATTTGCGGCGGCGGGCTCAGCCGCGCCAGCTCCTGATTCTCGGTGACGACCGTGCCTTCTGAAACGAAGAGGTCGGTGACCCGCGAGCCTTCCTGGTCGGCAGAGACCACGGCCTCGCGGCGCGGCACGAAGAAGCCGGTCACCCGCACCAGGTCCGAGAAGCACGCATTGGTCGATTTCGTCACGACCACGAGCGCCTCGCCAGGCGTTTCCTTCGCCTCGGGGCGATGGCGGTTCTCGAACCAGTAATAACCGACGCCGAGTACGACGACGAACAGCACGGTTCCCGCAGGCTTGAGATATTCGGAGATGTTCATCGCCGGATCATCCTGGCCTGGTTCGCCGATGCCGGGACAAAGCCTGCGGACATCGCCAAAAGAGATTCCCTGAAACGAAGCTGCGTCCCGCAAGGGGGCGGGACGCATCGTGGAACTGCCAATTTACACAACATCACGACCGGTCACTTGAGCAATTGTGTCGCGGTCACTTCGATGCGGTGGTCTTGTTTTCCATGTTGACGACTTGCACGCGTCGGTTGGCCTCGGCCATCGGCTGGCTCGGATCCTTCAGCTTGCTCTTGCCGTAGCCGACGGTGACGAGGTCGGAGGCGGGGATGCTGTACTTGTCGATCAGATAGCGCTTGATCGAATCCGCCCGGCGCTCCGAAAGATCCTGATTATAGGTCTCGCCGCCCGCGGCGTCGGTATGGCCGGCGACGACGAAGGTCGAGCCCTTGAGATCGGGATTGGTCAGGGCGCGGCCGAGCGCCTGCACCGACGGCATCGACTTGGCACTGATGTTGGCCGAGTTGTAGTCGAAGGTGATCTCGAGATCGATATTCGGCTTGTCCTTGGCGGCGGTCGCGATTTCCTCACGCTCGACGGCCGAGAGCGAGCGCGTCGAACGGCCGCGGACGGACTGGATAAGCTTGGTCTCCGCCGCACTCGGGGCCGGCTCGGTTTGCGGGCCGATCGACAGGCCGCGGGTCAGGGGCTTCTTCGCCGGCGGGGCCAATGCCCTCACGATCTCGTCTTCGGAGACGTTCTTGGTCTTTTCGTCACCCGCGAATGCGCCCGACGGCGGCAGCATCAGCGCCGCGCCGATCGTCATGACAGAGAGGATCGCGGTAAAACCCTTTGCGGAAAATGTCATTCCCAGTCCCTCCTGCGCTGCCCGCGCGGTTCCAAAATTCCTGCAACAGGGCCCCGGACGGGCCAGGCGGCATCCTTCCGTTTGGTCTTCGCTGACCCCGCCTGGGTTCGAGCCGCGGCGGCCCCATTTCAAAAAAATATCAACGTACTCCGTAACTTGCGAATTCCTGGACGATGTTCGGGTCCATCGCCTTGGCGTTCGCAATATCGAGCGCGCCTTCGGAGGCCGAGCCGTTGCGCTGCTTGGCGATACCCCGCCCGTAGAGCGAGGAGGTCAAGCGCGGGTTGATCTTCAAGGCGGCGTCGAAATCGGCGATGGCGTTCTTCACCGCCCCGGATTTGAGGTTCACCAGGCCGCGGCTGTCGAGCGCGTCGACGAAGTTCGGGCGCAGCCGCAGCGCCTCGTTGCAGTCCTTCAGCGCACCCTGGAGGTCGCCGATCACGGTCCGGGTCCAGCAACGGTTGTTCAGGGCCTCGACGTCCTTCGGATTGATCCGCAGCGTGTCGTCAAAATCCTTGATGGCGAGGTTGTAGGCGCCCTTGCTGGCATAGACCTGACCGCGCCGGTACAGCGCGTTCACGTCGTCCGGATTGGAGGCGATCTTGGCCGTCAGGCTCTTGATGGTCGGGTCGTCAGCCAGCGCGGCGGTATCCACCGGCGCGCTCGGGCTGGTGCCGGTATCGGCCGGCTTCACCGGCGGGGGCGGCGGCGGAAGGGCGGCCTCGATCTGCGGCCTCGGCGTGGGTGACGGCGCAGGTGCAGGTGCAGGCGCAGGCGAGGGTGCAACGCTGACTTCCGGCGGCTTCGGCAGCGGCGGCGGTGCCGGCGGAGCGGGAGGCGGCGCAGGGGGCGGGTTGTTGGCGACGACCGCAGGCGGTGCAGGCGGCTGCGGCGCGGGCGCTGGCGTCGTTGCCGGCGGCGTCACATTGGTCGCCGTGGGGCGTGAGGTGTGGGCGCCCGGGATGAAGGAGAAGTCCTCCGCCAGCGAGGAGGACAGCCACGGCACCTGCTCGTTACGCGAGGCGCGGGTCACGCCCATCTTGGTGCGATTGAGCGTTTCCTCGGCCATCAGGTCGGGGACGCGGATTTCCTTCAGCAGTTCCTGCACGAACAGGCTGTGGTCGCCGCCGGTATCCGAGATCACCGAGGCGAGCGCGGCCGAATACATCACCAGCGTGCCGTTCGGCGCGATGACCGGCGCCAGCCCTGCCGAGTAGCTGCGGAAGCGCCGCTCGAACGGGTTGCGCCTTGAGGCATCGATCAGCGCGATCTTGACGCCGGCGCCACGCGTATTGATCTCGCCCAGCACGGTTTCGAGGCTGAAACCGTCTCGGCGCACGTCGGATTCGGTCCAGATCTGCGCATCGACCGGGATCATGTAGCTCTGGCGCGCCGACTGGATGCCGAAGCCGCTGAAAAACACCAGCGCGACCGAGCCCGGCTTGACCTTGCCATAGAGCTTGTCGAAGGCGCGGCGCATGCCGTCGCCGGTCAGGTTCTCGCCGATGTCGACGGTAAAACCATCGCGCTTGAGCTCGTCGGCGACGTCGCGGGCGTCGTTGAGTGGTTCCTTCAGCGGCGTATCGGCATCCGGATATTTGGCGTTGCCGATCACCAGCGCAAAACGGTCGCCGGCGGCGACGGATGGCGCGGTCGGGATGACCGAAAGCATGAGGGGCAAAAGCAGAAGGAAGCGAATTTTCATACCAGCGCGGTCCAGCCAAAAAGGCGCCGATCCAGCTTGCGCCGCGGCGACCTTAACTTACGCAATTTGCATTATCAAACCGGGGGCGGGGGCGCGTCAACCGCTTGGAGAACCGGCATTATCGCGACAATTGATCGCGACGAGGGGGCTTTGCATGAGGAGAATATTTCGCGTGTCACGGCTTCACTCGATCAAGATCCGTCCGGCGCCAAGGATGGCTCCGAGGCCGGCTCCAGAACCTCATAAGGCAGCTCTTGGGACCAAAATGTGATTGGTCTCACAGTCATCGCAAATGGATCGAGCGCTGGCGGCGTTTGACCTTTGCGACCGGCGATGGCTTGGTTCGCCGGATCGATCCTCAAGGCCGTCCTGAGAAGAAAAAGGTCAACAATGGGAAACGTCTACGAAATCTACGCGCTCCGTTACGCGACGATGTCGCCGCGCACGCCCAACATGAACTTCCTGTCGCCCGATCCGCACGAGACGACGGCGCAGGACCTGGACTACTTCGTCTGGCTGATCCGGGGACAGGGCCGCGATATCCTGGTCGATACCGGCTTCAACGCCGAGGAGGCCTCCTTACGCGCCCGCAAGCTGACGCTCAATCCGGTCGATGCGCTGGAGCGGTTCGGCGTGTCGGCGTCAGCGATTCGCGACATCATCGTGACACATCTGCATTACGATCACGCCGGCAATCTCGATCGCTTTCCGAACGCGCGTTTCCATCTCCAGGAGCGCGAGATGGCCTACGCGACCGGACGCTGCATGTGCAACGGCCTGCTGCGACATCCATTCTCGGTCGAACACGTCACGCTGATGGTGCGTCACGTCTATGGCGAGCGCGTCAGCTTCTATTCCGGCGACGGCGAGGTTGCACCCGGCGTGACGGTGCACCGCGTCGGCGGCCATTCCGACGGCTTGCAGGTGGTACGGGTCGAGACCGCGCGCGGGCCTGTCGTGCTGGCGTCCGATGCCGCGCACTACTACGCGAACCTGCAACGCAAAAGCCCGTTCCCGATCGTCTACAATGTCGGCGACATGGCAGTGGGTTGGGAGACGATCGAGCGTCTCGCCGGCCATCCCGACCGCTTCATCCCCGGCCATGATCCGCTCGTCACCGAGATCTATCCGCGCGCCAGCGACAAGGTCGATGCCTGGGCGCTGCATCTGGCGCCGTCGCGCTCGTTTGCGAAGTGATGGAAGCGAGCTCGGGCGTGTACCAAAAACCCTAACGTCTTCGGACATGTTCAACTTCCGAGACGGGCGGCGGGAGTTGTGTCAGCGAGTGCTGGAAGGATCCCCACAAGCAACGATATCGCGAGGAGATTTTCGACCCGCTATCTCCGGCGGAGAGAATACCGCCAGGTATCCTCCATCCCCTGCGAGCTTAGATGTGGTGACCTCGCGATAGCCGACGGCGGTCAATTCGCAGCGCAAGAGCTCAATTGGCGTGCCATGCTTCGACGTCGGAAGCTCAAGGTCGACAATTCCGACCCGCGCACCCTGCTTCAAGGCGGGCGCGAGATTGTAGAGGAAGGCATAGGGTTGGGCTATCTCGTGATACATGTGCACGAGGATTGCGGCATCCAGCGAGGAAGCGGGCAGGCGCGGGTCGTGTGGTTCGCCGAGCGCGAATTGCACGTTCGTCAACTTCAGACGTTCTGTTCGCCTGGCGAGCTCGATGAGGTAATCCCGCGTGACGTCCTGTGCTACGACAGAGCCGGCGGGTCCGACGAGGCGCGAGAGCCTGACCGTGTGGTAGCCACTGCCTGCACCAATGTCGCCGACTGTCATGCCTGGTTTCAATTCAAGAACACGTGCGATCTGACCGGCCTCATTGAGGGCGTCGCGGCGCTCTTCGGCGGAGCGGCGTGGGCTGACAATCCCTGCAACAGGGCGCTGCGGTGAGGGAAACTCGTTTGCAGCGACTCCGGGGGGAGCCAGATAACCTATGTCAGTGGCGTATGCGCGAGTTGCGGCAATTACCACAAGGAGCGTCGCTGCATGGGCCAGTGCCGTCACGGGCCTACCAAGCTTTCCCAGCCGGTTTAGGCGCAGTCGTCCAGGTTTTGTGAGCTTCAAATGCGGGCCCACCGTCATGTCAACGAGGTTCAATGTAGCAGGCAACTCCATCCGTGCGCCTCGCGCTTGCGCCCGCCAATCGCACCATAAGCCGACGTCTGCGCCCTCATGAGCACACGCCCTAATACGCCTGCTTCGCGTCCGCCTCTTCGCTGGTCTGGATCAGGTCGAGGCTCTGCTCGATCTTGCCGAGCAGCGCGGAAAACTGCTTGCGCTCCTGCGCCGTTAGGCAGGCGAGGATCTCGTCCTCCCGCCGCAACAATTGCGGAAAAAGTTCTTCGTAGAGCGCGCGGCCCTTCCTGGTCAGTTGCAGGCGGAATTCGCGGCGGTCGGCTTCGTTCTCGACGCGCTCGATCAATCCCTTGTGCAACAGCAGCGTCACGGCACGGCTGATCGTCGATTTGTGCGTGCGGGTGCATTGCGAGATGAACTGCGCACTGCAGGCGTCATTGCGGAAGCCGAGCGTGGCGAGCACGCGCCAGGCCGGAATGTCGAGCCCGTGGCGCTCCTGATATTCGGTCGAGAGCGCGGAACTCACCTCCGCCGCCAGCCGGTTCAGGCGGAACGGCACGAATTTGAACAGATCGAGCCGCGCCTTTGCCGTGCTCGAAGGCGATTTGGGCGCAGCTTCCTGCTGCTCGGCAGAGCGCGCTCTCAGCGCGGTGTCGCTTGATGTCTTGCCCAAGAAAAATAACTCCGAATTCCAGTTGACGCGCGGCGGCGGCCGGGCCAAGATAGTTGCACGTGAGACTATCTAGCAGATCAGGTCTCCCCTGACCAGAGCCGAGGTTAGCGCATGGCGCAGGCAAAAACCCAGTTCGGCTACCGCCGTCACCCCGATCAGGACCGCCCAGGCGCCAATCCGGCCGAGCATGCGGTCGTGGTGGTGGGGGCGGGGCCGGTCGGATTGTCGCTCGCGATCGACCTCGCGCAGCGCGGCCAGCGCGTCGTGCTGCTCGACGACGCCGACCGCATCGGCGAAGGCTCGCGCGCGATCTGCTTCTCAAAACGTTCGCTGGAATATTGGGACCGGCTCGGCGTCGGCGACCGCATGGTCGAGAAGGGCGTGGTGTGGAGCGTCGGCCGCATCTTTCACGGCGAGTCCCAGCTCTACCAGTTCAACCTGCTGCCTGAGGACGGCCACAAGCGGCCGGCCTTCATCAACCTCCAGCAATATTACGCCGAAGCCTATCTGGTCGATCGCATCACCGATTTGCCCGGCATCGATCTGCGCTGGCGCAACAAGGTGAGCGCGCTGGAACAACGCAACGACTCCGTCGTGCTGACGATCGATACGCCGGAAGGCGCTTATCGCCTGCACGCGCAATACGTCATTGCCTGCGACGGTGCGCGCTCCTCGCTGCGGCAGATGGTCGGCGCGGAATTCGCGGGCCAGGTGTTCG from Bradyrhizobium arachidis carries:
- a CDS encoding AsmA family protein, which translates into the protein MRVVKFAGATIAAVIIVIALVLMVGIPSGFLNSAIASKVESATGYRLTIAGTTKISLWPTLNVTLNDLTLQDPKDRSGISRLTVESVQADMSLSSAWSGRPKISELVITHPVLYQQLLRERLPNATASKPAMPLDAGGATIDRIRISDGEVAFAAVRDRIENRLSAINADATIGADRKVNFKGTARAGDYPVKFDIKATTPAPPIERQSIPLDFAIDMPDLLRSQLAGHAEVRLNGPLVMINSLTGALGNGAFNGWASVDIASKPLVKLDLAFQQLDIPLAKPASGAPSQPWSDKPINVSGLNYVDAQVRISASEATVGEARFAPLALDVKLAGGVLKAGTANLGAYDGQVSGEVILDATSGAPSFAMHSDIVGVRALPLLKGLADFDRLDGKLQAKIAVRSAGISQRALMANMQGTVFANFQDGAIRGINVAQMIRSLTSGTLSGWQDSQEQSTDLTQLSASFRIDKGQAVTTDLNLVGPLVRVTGVGTIDLGTKLMAFRVEPKLVMTTQGQGSTLNPVGFGIPVMIDGSWSQPRIYPDMAGMLDNPDAAYAKLREMGKGLFGPDGGGLGNILGSLGLGGNAPGGTTSTAPSTNSQGQPQQPAQNNPLGGPLGEAIGNLIQQGLSGQGGAAPGTSPGTSPSTGTSRSRGMPATPTAPEPQASPAPPTQAPVQAPTQAEPPLAQQDSQPMNDLLRQLFNR
- a CDS encoding Crp/Fnr family transcriptional regulator, which encodes MSKQAEFAVILKMNPMFADLGADELQRLSNLCHTQHLANGEVLFQKGDPGDALFGVRRGQIRIETGASDGSRLTLNFMGPGDLFGEVAVLDGQNRTADATAGEASELFVLRREDFLAFLEREPKVAIKIIMLLCQRIRWQSERMEESMLQPLPVRLARRLCALAADYGSEVHISQEQLGVFVGAARESVNRQLQSWRKEAILDLQRGRILLKNMTKLTSIARNE
- a CDS encoding efflux RND transporter permease subunit; this translates as MALNISAWSIRNPLPSVVFSIILLILGWVSFTKLAVTRLPSADIPVISVAVSQFGAAPAELESQVTKTIEDAVSGVEGVRHITSSITDGLSLTTIQFALETNTDRALNDVKDAVTRVRSNLPQNVTEPLIQRVDVIGLPIVTYAAISPGKTPEQLSYFVDDVVKRALQGVRGVAQVERIGGVEREILVSLDPDRLQAMGLTAVNVSQSLRGTNVDVAGGRAEIGKNDQAIRTLAGAKTLSDLAGTMIPLFGGGEVRLDDLGTVTDTIADRRTFARFNGEPVVALGIKRSKGASDVVVAAAVQKRIDALKAAYPDVDLKLIDTSVEYTKGNYEAAISTLFEGAILAVVIVLLFLRDLRATIIAAISLPLSIFPAFWAMDLLGFSLNLVSFLAITLSTGILVDDAIVEIENIVRHMNMGKSPYRAALEAADEIGLAVIAISLTIIAIFAPASFMSGIAGQFFKQFGITVSVQVFFSLLAARFVTPVLAAYFLKHHTHEEPPPGRVLRTYHRIVAWSVRHYFITVLIGLGVFAASIWSITLLPQGFLPAQDSARSLLAIELPPGTQLAYTEKVTEDIVAQLRKRSEVKSIFVDGGRVPPGTQEVRRAALIINYTPKHDRKITQRELEFSISQELENVPDIRFWFLDENGLRAISLVVTGVDANIVNNVASELATQMKRIPTISNVISETALERPELRIQPRADLAARLGVSTEGLSQTIRVATIGDVGPALAKFDVGDRLVPIRVQLEDAARGNLKTIEQLRVPLGEHGEKGGVPLSVIADVKLDQGPTSISRYDRERQATVAADLVGSAALGDATKKIYELPVMKSLPKGVRVSPSGDAESLNELSEGFATAITAGLMMVYAVLVLLFGTFLQPITILFSLPLSIGGAIAALLVTGKQLTTPVWIGILMLMGIVTKNAIMLVEFAIEAIHAGKRREEAMIDAGMKRARPIVMTTIAMAAGMMPSALAVGAGGEFRSPMALAVIGGLLFSTVLSLVFVPAMFMVMDDLGALIWRFGKRLIVPSADADHDTAHAAPAGSAPTAATPAPKGLVHPAAE
- a CDS encoding efflux RND transporter periplasmic adaptor subunit, which gives rise to MNISEYLKPAGTVLFVVVLGVGYYWFENRHRPEAKETPGEALVVVTKSTNACFSDLVRVTGFFVPRREAVVSADQEGSRVTDLFVSEGTVVTENQELARLSPPPQMPGQPQRPGPQGPISLKASAPGLITEVRTIVGAPASPQAGPMFRIAVNNEIELDAQVPAVHMSKLNTGATVRISRDDAPDLIGRVRLVSPEIDRSTQLGRVRITVTNNPSLKVGMFARASIDAKRSCGVAVPKTAIDHLTIQVVKGNTVETRRVRVGLTSDSSTEILEGLDVGEIVVADAGSSLHDGDQIKTVFADEIDRSRVR
- a CDS encoding OmpA family protein, producing the protein MTFSAKGFTAILSVMTIGAALMLPPSGAFAGDEKTKNVSEDEIVRALAPPAKKPLTRGLSIGPQTEPAPSAAETKLIQSVRGRSTRSLSAVEREEIATAAKDKPNIDLEITFDYNSANISAKSMPSVQALGRALTNPDLKGSTFVVAGHTDAAGGETYNQDLSERRADSIKRYLIDKYSIPASDLVTVGYGKSKLKDPSQPMAEANRRVQVVNMENKTTASK